One window from the genome of Rhodococcus sp. ABRD24 encodes:
- a CDS encoding glycerol-3-phosphate 1-O-acyltransferase yields MSDGNDRPRIYLTESMTDTENGVLRAWFERREAASGERTITVACTDQSLAALTQRVDDPMLTPVRVVWLPEDTHGHRTHRLREVLSARDPLHLGPNAQRRVLRTDPARCLVIEGDAAPLSELSDRLAERGGGSLPEFIRRQAALALERAERQLLGTQYKVSRFVVEEITDTGRFTAGIKDLAAKLNLTVVEVDRRARADLEEMVAAQSRRAIAVWDQLGRYFSRAYRLDVDTTRFDDLRELNREHSLVFLPSHRSYLDPLVLRPALLANDLPLNHVMGGLNVSFWPVGPIGKRSGTVFIRRRFDGDDVYKWTLREYMRFLLTKRFNLEWYIEGGRSRTGKLRPPRYGLLTYLAKAFQSSDVSDVYLVPVSLVYDQLYEVSAMAAEAHGAEKRKEGLRWMIGYVRAQGQRRGVAHVTIGRPLSLRDSLAQEDDLRLAIQKTGIEVSHRINEVTPITASSLVMLAFLGIEDRALTVPELAFILGPLVDYITERKLPTAGDVDLTNPQVIRRALFTHLDSGVLRRFDEGDERVYYLGKDQHLVAAFYRNNTIHFLLVRAIAEMVLRAAVDEEFENPLADGWAEALRIRDLLKFEFFFSDKSTFREELRSELSLIDPAWESGLSNPGHGESVLAEVRPYLAHRVLQPFLEAYEVVGDHLLKAPVAKDFDEKTFVTECLALAQQRRLRQQISSSESISSELFATALQLARNRQLIETDDPETPQRRAQFAEEVRTLVRRVREIRDLAHAKLAQVKGADSLDLPADPTAGLGR; encoded by the coding sequence ATGAGTGACGGAAACGACAGGCCGCGGATCTACCTCACCGAATCGATGACGGACACCGAGAATGGGGTGCTGCGTGCGTGGTTCGAACGCCGGGAGGCGGCCAGCGGCGAACGGACGATCACCGTCGCCTGCACCGATCAGTCGCTGGCCGCGCTGACACAACGCGTCGACGATCCGATGCTCACCCCGGTGCGGGTGGTGTGGCTGCCGGAGGACACTCACGGTCACCGGACGCACCGGCTGCGGGAGGTGCTCTCGGCCCGGGATCCGCTGCATCTCGGGCCGAATGCGCAGCGTCGGGTGCTGCGCACCGATCCGGCCCGGTGTCTGGTGATCGAGGGCGACGCCGCACCGCTCAGCGAACTGAGCGATCGACTCGCCGAACGTGGCGGCGGGTCGCTGCCCGAATTCATCCGCCGTCAGGCCGCCTTGGCGCTCGAACGTGCCGAGCGGCAACTGCTCGGCACCCAGTACAAGGTGTCGCGGTTCGTGGTGGAGGAGATCACCGACACCGGCCGCTTCACCGCGGGAATCAAGGACCTCGCCGCGAAACTGAACCTCACCGTGGTGGAGGTCGACCGGCGCGCCCGCGCCGATCTCGAGGAGATGGTCGCGGCGCAGAGTCGGCGCGCGATCGCGGTGTGGGATCAATTGGGGCGCTACTTCTCCCGCGCTTACCGGCTGGACGTGGACACCACCCGGTTCGATGATCTGCGCGAACTCAACCGGGAACACTCGCTGGTTTTCCTGCCGAGTCACCGCTCGTATCTGGATCCGCTGGTTCTCCGCCCCGCACTGCTCGCGAACGATCTACCACTCAACCACGTGATGGGCGGGCTCAACGTCAGCTTCTGGCCGGTGGGGCCGATCGGCAAACGCAGCGGGACGGTGTTCATCCGGCGCAGGTTCGACGGCGACGACGTCTACAAGTGGACGCTGCGCGAGTACATGCGATTCCTGCTGACCAAGCGGTTCAACCTCGAGTGGTACATCGAGGGCGGACGGTCCCGCACGGGCAAGCTCCGCCCGCCGCGATACGGGCTGCTGACGTATCTGGCGAAAGCGTTCCAGTCCAGCGACGTCTCCGACGTGTACCTCGTGCCGGTGTCGCTGGTGTACGACCAGTTGTACGAGGTGAGTGCGATGGCGGCGGAGGCGCACGGAGCCGAGAAGCGGAAGGAGGGTCTGCGCTGGATGATCGGCTACGTCCGCGCACAGGGCCAGCGCCGCGGCGTCGCGCACGTGACGATCGGACGGCCACTGTCGCTGCGGGATTCGCTTGCGCAGGAGGATGATCTGCGGTTGGCGATCCAGAAGACCGGCATCGAGGTCAGTCACCGCATCAACGAGGTCACCCCGATCACCGCGTCCTCGCTGGTGATGCTCGCGTTCCTCGGGATCGAGGATCGAGCGTTGACGGTGCCCGAGCTCGCGTTCATTCTCGGGCCCCTCGTCGACTACATCACCGAGCGCAAACTGCCCACTGCCGGCGACGTGGACCTGACCAATCCTCAGGTGATCCGCAGGGCCCTGTTCACCCACCTGGATTCGGGGGTGCTGCGGCGCTTCGACGAGGGCGACGAACGGGTGTACTACCTGGGCAAGGACCAGCACTTGGTGGCAGCGTTCTACCGCAACAACACCATTCACTTCCTCCTGGTCCGTGCCATCGCCGAGATGGTGCTGCGCGCGGCGGTGGACGAGGAGTTCGAGAATCCGCTGGCCGACGGGTGGGCGGAGGCGCTACGGATCCGGGATCTGCTCAAATTCGAGTTCTTCTTCAGCGACAAGTCCACCTTCCGCGAGGAGCTGCGATCGGAGCTGAGTCTGATCGATCCGGCATGGGAGAGCGGCCTCAGCAACCCTGGGCACGGAGAGTCCGTCCTCGCCGAGGTGCGGCCTTACCTGGCCCACCGCGTGCTGCAGCCTTTCCTCGAGGCCTACGAGGTGGTGGGCGACCACCTACTGAAAGCGCCGGTAGCCAAGGACTTCGACGAGAAGACGTTCGTGACCGAGTGTCTGGCCCTGGCGCAGCAGCGCCGTCTGCGACAGCAGATCTCGAGCAGCGAGTCGATTTCGTCCGAGCTGTTCGCCACCGCCCTGCAGTTGGCGCGCAACCGCCAGCTGATCGAGACGGACGACCCGGAGACGCCGCAGCGTCGGGCCCAGTTCGCCGAGGAGGTGCGCACACTGGTACGCCGGGTACGCGAGATCCGGGATCTGGCGCACGCCAAGCTGGCTCAGGTGAAGGGCGCCGATTCTCTCGACCTCCCTGCGGATCCGACGGCGGGCTTGGGACGATGA